The Flavobacterium sp. K5-23 genome segment CATATTCAAAACTAAATTTTCCGGTTCTAAAATCTTTGCAATTGCGTTCTACATTATAACAGGAGAACATCAAAAAGAGTAAGGGAATCAAGAGCAATTTTTTCATTTCTAAGTTTTTGTTTTTACGTTGGATTTTTTTAATATTCAGCAACAGCTTTTATTTTTTATTTAGCCTTTTTAATTCGGCATCAGTAAAGTGTTTTATTTCTTTTTCTTTAGCAAATTTATCAGCATTATAACTCGTTGATTTGTTTTTGGGAATGGAAAGGCTTTCCCAACTGCCATTTTTTAATTGTTTGGCATAAAGTACAATTTGACCAATATGATAGGGATAATGGGCCAATTGTCTGTTTATTGCATCCATTGCTGTTTGTCCCTCATTTCGGATGTATATAATTTGTAAAAGCTGTTCGGGAAGCAGGGAATCGATTGCTTGAAAAAAGCAATCCCAGCCCGTATTCCATGTTGCTAATACTTCCTCTTTGGTTTGTGGTTCATTTTCAAATTCCATATCCCTTTCTCTCCATTCTTTTTCACCATCTGTAGTCAAAAAGTCAGTCCATCGAGATAACATATTCCCTGAAAGGTGTTTTACAATTGTTGCAATACTGTTGGAATCTTCATTTGTCGCAATAAAAAGTTGGTTCGTTTCCAATTGCTCCATTGCTTTTTCGCCAATTGTCTTGTAATAATGCATTTGCTTTTTTACGCTAGCAAGGTAGTGTTGATTGATATCCATTTTTACTGAATTTTGATGTCGTATTTGTCTAAAAGCCCTGGAATACCTTGAGTGGAAAACTTAGCTTTTTTCATTGGGTTAAACTCGGGATCAATTTTATAATTGTATGCGGTTAGGAAGTTAACTTCCTTTAGTTGGGTATCATTAAATATAGCGCCGTCTAAATTGCAGTTGTCAAAAACTGAATTTGATAAAATGCAACCAATAAAAGTCACTTCTTTCAGCGAACTATTTAGGAACTTTGTTTTGGGCATTTTCTTGTTGGCAAAAGAAGAGTAATCCAAAACACAATCTTGGAAATTCACGTTAAATAAAAAATCAGTGCAATTTTGAAAATGAATTCCCAGCAATTTGCAATTTGTGAAACTAACCGTTTTTAAGCTTGTGCCTACGAGTTGCATCATAGAAAGGTTACAGTCAATGAACTCGCAATCCATAAAAGTATTGTTAGAGAAATTACTATTTGAGAAATCACAATTTTTAAAAGTACAATCTTCAAATTCTCGATTGCTAACTCTCTTGTTGATGAAGTTTACCTTTTCAAATGTTTTTTGAATGTGAATTAATTCTTCCATTAGTCGTTAAATATACCTTTCATAATTGTTTTTAATCCTATATACATCAATGCCATTGCCGATATACATGCAATAATTCCAACTCCTAAAACCAAGTAATGCCAAACATTTTGTTGGTTCATAAACGCATTATAAATCAGTGTTGGGCCTATGAACAACAAGGGCAAAGAGCCTGTTAGATATCTAATTCCTTTGGATAATAAGTCTTTATTTATTGGCATTATTTTTTTGTTTTTTAAACACAAAGTTCACAATCCCGATAACTATCGGGATTCGCAAAGTTCACAAAGAATAAATTGTTTTTTTAGGTTTAAATACTTTAAAAATATTCTAAGTTGTTTACAATCTTAGTTTATTATTTTCATATTACTGAATGCACGTCCCTAATTAAAGTTGACCGATTTCTATTAATTTCTCATTGTCAAAAATAGTAATAATAGGCTTAGAAAAAAGAGGATTATTGAACCAATTATTTTCAAAATCAACAGGACTTAATTTCCCTATGTTGTTATGAGGTCTCTTATTATTATAATGTTCAACTGCTCTATCTACATCCTTTTTTAATTGTTCAAATGTTTTAGGTTTCCAGTGGTCTATATACTCTTCTTTTATTGTTCTGTTAATCCTTTCTGCATAAGCATTGTCTTGTCCTGACAATGCCATGCTGATTTCGCATCCACTCCCTTTGAGAAGAGCTATATATTCATTGTAAATATACTGACTACCTCTATCAGAGTGGTGTATCATTGGAGCTTCATTGTTTTCTAATGCCATTTGCATTGCGCTTAAATTAGCAGTAGCTCTCATGTGATTAGATAGTTGATGTCCAACGATTTTCTTTGTATAAACATCTATTATAAAAACTGCGTAATAAAATCTTTCTCCAACATAAATATAAGTTATATCTGATTGCCATATCGTTGACGGAGCATAAACAGACATTGACTTTATTAGATTCGGAAAATAAACTTTCACAGAAAACGTTGTTCTCCTGTAATTTTTATGTCTTTTTATCCTGAACCCTAAATCCATAAACGTATCGATAAATCTATCTCTTCCTATGAAATTAGGACGCAAAGCATAATACATTTTCTCAACCCCACAACCAGGGTGTTCTTTCCTTAGTTCCTCTGCTTCTATAATCAGACATTCTATATTTCTTTCAAAAGCAATCTGTCTTTTTGAATACTGATTAACTGCTTGCTTGCTTATTTTAAGTGTTTCATAAAGCTGATTTAAAGAAAAACTTACTACTTTCTGGTTCTCAACGAACCAGCTGATTGTGGGGTGTTGAAGTTTTTTTTTATGTCGATATTAAGCTCATCTTTAGCTATATCGATCATCTTTTCGAGATAATCAATTTTTATTTGCTTCTGACCAACCGCTTGCTCAAGTTCTTTTATCTTGAGTTCTAACTGTTTTAGCTTATCAATGTTACTATCTTTCATTTCTACAACTCTAAT includes the following:
- a CDS encoding DUF1572 family protein translates to MDINQHYLASVKKQMHYYKTIGEKAMEQLETNQLFIATNEDSNSIATIVKHLSGNMLSRWTDFLTTDGEKEWRERDMEFENEPQTKEEVLATWNTGWDCFFQAIDSLLPEQLLQIIYIRNEGQTAMDAINRQLAHYPYHIGQIVLYAKQLKNGSWESLSIPKNKSTSYNADKFAKEKEIKHFTDAELKRLNKK
- a CDS encoding pentapeptide repeat-containing protein; amino-acid sequence: MEELIHIQKTFEKVNFINKRVSNREFEDCTFKNCDFSNSNFSNNTFMDCEFIDCNLSMMQLVGTSLKTVSFTNCKLLGIHFQNCTDFLFNVNFQDCVLDYSSFANKKMPKTKFLNSSLKEVTFIGCILSNSVFDNCNLDGAIFNDTQLKEVNFLTAYNYKIDPEFNPMKKAKFSTQGIPGLLDKYDIKIQ
- a CDS encoding DUF6095 family protein encodes the protein MPINKDLLSKGIRYLTGSLPLLFIGPTLIYNAFMNQQNVWHYLVLGVGIIACISAMALMYIGLKTIMKGIFND
- a CDS encoding IS3 family transposase, producing MSWFVENQKVVSFSLNQLYETLKISKQAVNQYSKRQIAFERNIECLIIEAEELRKEHPGCGVEKMYYALRPNFIGRDRFIDTFMDLGFRIKRHKNYRRTTFSVKVYFPNLIKSMSVYAPSTIWQSDITYIYVGERFYYAVFIIDVYTKKIVGHQLSNHMRATANLSAMQMALENNEAPMIHHSDRGSQYIYNEYIALLKGSGCEISMALSGQDNAYAERINRTIKEEYIDHWKPKTFEQLKKDVDRAVEHYNNKRPHNNIGKLSPVDFENNWFNNPLFSKPIITIFDNEKLIEIGQL
- a CDS encoding transposase, with amino-acid sequence MNANLKEIRKLRVYSEEFKKEIVSFYECGKYSVLQLERLYGVNNVTIYNWIYKFSTFNEKGIRVVEMKDSNIDKLKQLELKIKELEQAVGQKQIKIDYLEKMIDIAKDELNIDIKKNFNTPQSAGSLRTRK